A single genomic interval of Microbacterium oleivorans harbors:
- a CDS encoding lysophospholipid acyltransferase family protein — protein sequence MRADVIVRRVSAPMIHVLVRRHLDGIVGLENLPTDGPFVLVPNHRSYFDHFLVETVVGFAVGRPVWFLTKRESFETRLSRVWTTAWYGIPVDREQPTPDTLRAVRRVIDAGDMLCVYPEGTRNTGGDLLPFHAGAFRFAVASDVPVIPVAMTGTDDVLPPGARWFRRRARARIAFGEPIVPDLSSGRADAAARIAVKTKAAIVSMYAELGDVFDAVGGARAGSRSARAHSGRGSRAARAFDQRTSSALAADGSLPPAAFRRLHSLLALLDRVDPASHDLLAQRARLRGLVLVHRPLALRILPSLVAGSRLRRMLRANPDHAVANYLMGRWYLAMPAALGGGAARAEAALRRSEESAEPGDTRALAALAELYGGAGRVGEALEALRRIADAPTGGDARAEMRAERARARIAELSRVTPEGGDAAGSASRPR from the coding sequence ATGCGTGCCGACGTCATCGTGCGCCGCGTCAGCGCGCCGATGATCCACGTGCTCGTTCGTCGGCACCTCGACGGCATCGTGGGACTCGAGAACCTCCCGACCGACGGGCCGTTCGTGCTCGTGCCCAACCACCGCAGCTACTTCGACCATTTCCTGGTCGAGACGGTCGTCGGGTTCGCCGTCGGCCGGCCGGTGTGGTTCCTCACGAAACGCGAGAGCTTCGAGACCCGTCTTTCTCGGGTCTGGACGACGGCCTGGTACGGCATCCCGGTCGATCGCGAACAGCCCACGCCCGACACTCTGCGCGCAGTGCGACGCGTGATCGACGCCGGCGACATGCTCTGCGTGTACCCCGAGGGAACACGCAACACCGGCGGCGACCTGCTGCCGTTCCACGCGGGCGCGTTTCGATTCGCGGTCGCGTCAGATGTTCCGGTGATCCCCGTGGCGATGACGGGAACGGATGATGTTCTGCCGCCCGGGGCGCGGTGGTTCCGCCGACGTGCCCGCGCTCGGATCGCGTTCGGCGAGCCGATCGTTCCGGACTTGAGTTCGGGCCGAGCGGATGCCGCGGCCCGAATTGCGGTCAAGACGAAAGCGGCGATCGTGTCGATGTACGCCGAGCTCGGCGACGTCTTCGATGCCGTCGGCGGCGCTCGAGCGGGGAGCCGGTCGGCGCGCGCTCACAGCGGGCGGGGGAGTCGCGCCGCGCGCGCGTTCGACCAGCGGACGAGTTCGGCGCTCGCCGCGGACGGGTCGCTACCCCCCGCAGCCTTCCGCCGATTGCACTCCTTGCTCGCGCTCCTCGATCGCGTCGATCCCGCCTCCCATGATCTGCTCGCGCAACGGGCTCGCCTCCGGGGCCTCGTGCTGGTGCACAGGCCGCTCGCGCTGCGGATTCTGCCGAGCCTCGTGGCGGGGAGCCGGTTGCGACGGATGCTCCGCGCCAATCCTGATCACGCGGTGGCCAACTATCTGATGGGCCGCTGGTACCTGGCGATGCCTGCTGCGCTGGGTGGTGGTGCGGCGCGCGCCGAAGCGGCGTTGCGTCGAAGTGAGGAGTCAGCGGAGCCGGGAGACACGCGAGCGCTCGCGGCGCTCGCGGAGCTGTATGGCGGGGCAGGGCGGGTCGGCGAAGCGCTCGAAGCTCTCCGACGGATCGCTGATGCGCCGACGGGGGGAGATGCCCGAGCCGAGATGCGTGCCGAGCGGGCGCGAGCACGGATCGCGGAGTTGTCTCGCGTGACGCCGGAAGGCGGTGACGCAGCAGGGTCGGCCTCCCGTCCGCGTTGA
- the ribB gene encoding 3,4-dihydroxy-2-butanone-4-phosphate synthase yields METEIERRGGDVANQATNEQVFDPIREVIAAIGRGEMVVMVDDEDRENEGDLVVAAEHATSDVVTFMITHARGLVCLTLTAGRARELDLSPMVAVNGDHRGTAFTVSIDGTPANGVTTGISAAERATTIALAVTGSADDLQRPGHIFPLIARDGGVLVRPGHTEASVDVARLAGCAPAGVIVEIIGEDGEMLRRDALRRFAARHGLLMTSIEQLRTYLLERND; encoded by the coding sequence ATGGAAACCGAGATCGAGCGGAGAGGCGGCGACGTCGCCAACCAGGCAACGAACGAGCAGGTCTTCGACCCCATCCGAGAGGTGATCGCCGCAATCGGGCGCGGCGAGATGGTGGTCATGGTCGACGACGAAGACCGTGAGAACGAAGGAGACCTCGTCGTCGCCGCCGAACACGCCACGTCGGACGTCGTCACCTTCATGATCACTCACGCGCGGGGCCTCGTCTGCCTCACGCTGACCGCTGGGCGAGCCCGCGAGCTCGACCTGTCGCCGATGGTCGCGGTCAACGGGGACCACCGCGGCACGGCCTTCACCGTGTCGATCGACGGAACCCCCGCGAACGGTGTGACGACGGGCATCTCGGCGGCGGAGCGCGCCACGACAATCGCGCTCGCCGTGACGGGGAGCGCCGACGACCTGCAGCGCCCGGGCCACATCTTCCCGCTCATCGCACGGGATGGGGGAGTGCTCGTCCGTCCCGGGCACACCGAGGCCTCGGTCGACGTGGCGCGGCTGGCCGGATGCGCGCCAGCCGGGGTGATCGTCGAGATCATCGGCGAGGACGGAGAGATGCTCCGCCGCGACGCCCTGCGCCGTTTCGCCGCCCGCCACGGTCTGCTGATGACGAGCATCGAGCAGCTGCGGACATACCTGCTCGAACGGAACGACTGA
- a CDS encoding MMPL family transporter, with product MASQARNSAEVLGTARRCGIYMLHHACRPLELSPVKKITAFVIRRPRSVLAVWALLFVLGALLALRLDGALSGGGFSNPRAEAAVAQKTLQSTFGESPQQLVVVLRSDAPVAVADIETAARLATDAGAESIAGPADQPDLSSPDERTVALIAGFDDDSTTVQNLVPDLQAELNAAGLAADGYVTGQPALDFQLNAHSKADALRAEVIVFPVLIVVLLVVFGSVVATLLPLLVAGSALMISLGFGTLATQVTEISNLYSNIVSMIGLAVAVDYSLFIIKRFREELAAGRTTPDAVMETMATAGHSVLFSGIAVAVALSALFIPQVMALTSIALGGVVVALVALAVTMLALPAALVLIGPRIDAGRIPFLTRRAKPPVTKAAVVSSRIRRPGLVGAAGALVLAIVALPVLGLSLQSPVASATVLPADDPARQGLELLESEIGQQGLFPVDVIVTFPAGAEPSRALDQTATASAWLAERDGVESVLDAATLAPAGSPGALALEAGTTPEPLQRLWSAEGGRISTRFLATTSEGPDSVAAHDLVVEVRNGLSGQLDDGAKVVVTGATAQGLDFDDTLIGSIPLIAVVVLVLTFAMLAFAWRSVILPLLALGFNLLVVGASVGALTLVQGLISNEPLNSVTPILLLAVMFGLSMDYMVIIMSRMRELYRGGLPFDQAVLRGAAVTRGMINSAALIMVAVFLSFTTAQISIVREIGIGLAIAVVLDAVVIRMLVMPSVLRAIGPRAFGRRESSPDVPWATSAAESPAEAVSR from the coding sequence GTGGCGAGTCAAGCCCGAAATTCGGCGGAAGTTCTCGGTACAGCACGTCGATGTGGGATATACATGTTGCATCACGCATGTCGACCTCTGGAGCTGTCCCCTGTGAAGAAGATCACCGCATTCGTCATCCGTCGCCCGCGTTCCGTGCTCGCAGTGTGGGCGCTGCTCTTCGTCCTCGGCGCACTACTCGCCCTCCGCCTCGATGGCGCACTCAGTGGCGGGGGCTTCTCGAACCCCCGCGCCGAGGCCGCCGTTGCGCAGAAGACACTGCAGAGCACGTTCGGTGAATCACCGCAGCAGCTGGTCGTCGTCCTTCGCTCGGACGCCCCGGTGGCCGTCGCCGATATCGAGACCGCTGCCCGACTCGCCACGGACGCCGGTGCGGAGTCGATCGCGGGTCCCGCGGATCAGCCCGACCTCAGCTCCCCCGACGAACGGACCGTCGCGCTCATCGCCGGTTTCGACGACGACAGCACGACCGTGCAGAACCTCGTGCCGGATCTGCAGGCCGAACTGAATGCCGCCGGACTTGCCGCCGACGGATACGTGACCGGTCAGCCCGCGCTCGACTTCCAGCTCAACGCGCACTCGAAGGCCGACGCGCTGCGAGCCGAAGTGATCGTGTTCCCGGTGCTCATCGTCGTGCTGCTCGTCGTCTTCGGGTCGGTGGTGGCGACGCTCCTCCCCCTGCTCGTCGCGGGGTCGGCGCTGATGATCTCGCTCGGGTTCGGCACGCTCGCGACGCAGGTGACCGAGATCTCGAACCTGTACTCGAACATCGTCTCGATGATCGGCCTCGCCGTCGCCGTGGACTACTCGCTGTTCATCATCAAGCGCTTCCGGGAGGAACTGGCCGCCGGCCGGACGACGCCCGATGCGGTCATGGAGACGATGGCGACGGCCGGGCATTCCGTCCTCTTCAGCGGCATAGCCGTGGCGGTGGCGCTGTCGGCTCTGTTCATCCCGCAAGTGATGGCACTGACGAGCATCGCCCTGGGCGGGGTGGTCGTGGCGCTCGTAGCCCTCGCCGTGACGATGCTGGCACTGCCGGCAGCGCTCGTGCTCATCGGACCGCGCATCGACGCCGGCCGCATCCCCTTCCTCACCCGTCGTGCGAAGCCTCCCGTCACGAAAGCCGCCGTCGTGTCGTCGCGAATCCGCCGTCCGGGTCTCGTCGGTGCGGCGGGTGCCCTCGTCCTCGCGATCGTCGCCCTGCCGGTTCTCGGGCTCTCGCTGCAGTCGCCCGTCGCGAGCGCGACCGTTCTGCCGGCTGACGACCCGGCCCGGCAGGGTCTGGAGCTGCTCGAAAGCGAGATCGGACAGCAGGGGCTCTTTCCGGTCGATGTCATCGTGACCTTCCCGGCGGGAGCGGAGCCGTCCCGCGCGCTCGACCAGACGGCGACGGCGAGTGCCTGGCTCGCGGAGCGGGATGGCGTCGAGTCGGTGCTGGATGCCGCGACTCTCGCGCCGGCCGGAAGCCCCGGCGCGCTCGCCCTCGAAGCCGGCACGACGCCCGAGCCGCTGCAGCGCCTCTGGAGTGCGGAGGGCGGCCGCATCTCGACCCGCTTCCTGGCAACGACGTCCGAGGGCCCCGACTCGGTGGCGGCGCACGACCTGGTGGTCGAGGTGCGGAACGGTCTGAGCGGTCAGCTCGATGATGGTGCGAAGGTGGTGGTCACGGGGGCCACGGCCCAGGGGCTCGACTTCGATGACACGTTGATCGGCAGCATCCCGTTGATCGCCGTCGTCGTTCTCGTGCTGACGTTCGCGATGCTCGCGTTCGCGTGGCGGTCGGTGATCCTGCCCCTGCTCGCGCTGGGCTTCAACCTCTTGGTGGTCGGTGCGAGCGTCGGCGCGTTGACGCTCGTGCAGGGGTTGATCAGTAATGAACCGCTGAACTCCGTGACGCCGATCCTGCTGCTCGCCGTGATGTTCGGACTCAGCATGGATTACATGGTGATCATCATGTCGCGCATGCGCGAGCTGTATCGGGGCGGTCTGCCGTTCGATCAGGCCGTGCTGCGGGGCGCGGCTGTCACCCGCGGGATGATCAACAGCGCGGCGCTCATCATGGTGGCGGTGTTCCTGTCGTTCACGACCGCGCAGATCAGCATCGTGCGCGAGATCGGCATCGGCCTGGCGATCGCCGTCGTGTTGGATGCCGTCGTCATCCGGATGCTGGTGATGCCGAGCGTTCTGCGGGCGATCGGTCCGCGGGCGTTCGGGCGGCGGGAATCCTCGCCCGATGTTCCGTGGGCTACCTCTGCGGCCGAGTCGCCGGCGGAGGCCGTGTCGCGCTGA
- a CDS encoding MarR family winged helix-turn-helix transcriptional regulator has translation MTDADSTTATSDGVPGLAPLELRYLVLAAQREGNRALGRRLEPFGLTSSQFEIVLVLAEYGPITLKELGELIVCELGSPSRIVDTLVRRGFVERSTHASDRRAVALQLTVAGKALVPQLREIERSTDERARAELDHADLTGLANALRQYLDGSEYGQVLDRRFGAGR, from the coding sequence ATGACCGATGCTGACTCGACCACTGCTACGTCCGATGGTGTGCCGGGGCTCGCGCCGCTCGAGCTGCGGTATCTGGTGCTGGCCGCGCAGCGGGAGGGCAACCGCGCGCTGGGTCGCCGGCTCGAGCCGTTCGGTCTGACGTCGTCGCAGTTCGAGATCGTGCTGGTGCTGGCCGAGTACGGTCCGATCACGCTGAAGGAGCTGGGCGAGCTGATCGTCTGCGAGCTCGGCAGCCCGAGCCGCATCGTCGACACGCTCGTGCGTCGGGGCTTCGTGGAACGGTCGACACACGCGTCCGATCGACGCGCCGTCGCCCTGCAGCTGACCGTCGCGGGGAAAGCGCTCGTGCCGCAGCTGCGTGAGATCGAACGATCTACCGACGAGCGGGCGCGCGCCGAGCTCGATCACGCCGACCTCACCGGCCTGGCGAACGCGCTTCGGCAGTACTTGGACGGAAGCGAGTACGGGCAGGTTCTGGATCGGCGGTTTGGGGCGGGGCGCTGA
- a CDS encoding RNA polymerase sigma factor has product MLLLCVVHELSTRDAAAALGIPEGTVKSRLSRAKARLRSELREWAPGRHFAATLSAPPQTADPEPARTRFRPSTAEARSPGR; this is encoded by the coding sequence GTGCTCTTGCTCTGTGTCGTGCACGAACTCAGCACTCGGGACGCGGCGGCCGCCCTCGGAATCCCCGAGGGGACGGTGAAGTCTCGCCTGTCGAGGGCCAAAGCTCGGTTGCGAAGCGAGTTACGTGAATGGGCGCCAGGGCGGCACTTCGCGGCGACCCTCAGCGCCCCGCCCCAAACCGCCGATCCAGAACCTGCCCGTACTCGCTTCCGTCCAAGTACTGCCGAAGCGCGTTCGCCAGGCCGGTGA